A single Phoenix dactylifera cultivar Barhee BC4 chromosome 1, palm_55x_up_171113_PBpolish2nd_filt_p, whole genome shotgun sequence DNA region contains:
- the LOC103717579 gene encoding LOW QUALITY PROTEIN: probable inorganic phosphate transporter 1-10 (The sequence of the model RefSeq protein was modified relative to this genomic sequence to represent the inferred CDS: inserted 2 bases in 1 codon; deleted 1 base in 1 codon): MALRVLTALDLAKTQFYHFKAIMIAGMGMFTDAYDLFCISPVLRLIGRIYYKHDDQDRGGTPPEVMTAMVAVALMGTIIGNLVFGVLXDRIGRRRVYGLSLLLMVSSSFACGFSICRTRSCVLSSLCFFRFLLGVAIGGDYPLSATIMSEFANKRTRGSFIAAVFSMQGFGILASSAVTMAVAAAFNGATKDSDISPLHTPEGADLAWRIMLMIGAIPAALTFYWRMAMPETARYTALVEHDEIKAANDMGRVLGDFDLQQPVVEHSDTSPRLPGPSYGLFSKQFLRRHGRDLFACSMAWFLVDIPYYSSTLFQSQIYRPWFPEAGERNAYEEAIDLAKFQAILAAASTIPGYFATMYFIDRIGRRRIQMMGFFFMTIFIFAMAGPYDKYWHDHTNAGFLVLYGLTFFFSNFGPNTTTFIVPAELFPARFRSTCHGISGAAGKVGAMIGAVGFLWASQSSNKKDLQGCWKPRIGMTNALIILGGVCIVGMVVTYFFTTETMMRSLEEDEGGESHHGENGMQLHGGGLPRNSSSSSELSTRPLQGWSPWASPL; the protein is encoded by the exons ATGGCCCTCAGGGTGCTAACGGCGCTGGACCTCGCCAAGACTCAATTCTACCACTTCAAGGCCATCATGATCGCCGGCATGGGGATGTTCACCGACGCCTACGACCTCTTCTGCATCTCCCCCGTCCTGAGGCTCATCGGCCGGATCTACTACAAGCACGACGACCAGGACCGCGGCGGCACGCCACCAGAGGTAATGACGGCGATGGTCGCCGTCGCGCTCATGGGAACCATCATCGGGAACCTCGTATTCGGCGTCCT AGACCGCATCGGCCGGCGGCGTGTCTACGGGCTCTCCCTCCTCCTCATGGTCTCCAGCTCATTCGCCTGCGGCTTTTCCATTTGCCGCACCCGCAGCTGCGTGCTCTCGAGCCTCTGCTTCTTCCGCTTCCTGCTCGGCGTCGCGATCGGCGGCGACTACCCGCTGTCGGCGACGATCATGTCGGAGTTTGCGAACAAGCGGACGAGGGGTTCGTTCATCGCCGCCGTGTTCTCGATGCAGGGGTTCGGGATATTGGCGAGCTCGGCGGTGACGATGGCGGTCGCCGCGGCATTCAATGGGGCCACCAAGGATTCGGACATCAGCCCGCTGCACACGCCGGAGGGAGCGGACCTGGCATGGCGGATCATGCTGATGATAGGAGCCATTCCGGCGGCCCTGACGTTCTACTGGAGG ATGGCCATGCCGGAGACCGCCAG GTATACAGCTCTGGTGGAAcatgatgagatcaaagcagcCAATGACATGGGAAGGGTGCTGGGGGACTTCGACCTGCAGCAGCCAGTTGTGGAGCATTCAGATACTTCGCCTAGGCTGCCGGGTCCCAGCTATGGTCTCTTCTCCAAGCAATTCCTAAGAAGGCATGGGCGAGACCTTTTTGCTTGTTCCATGGCGTGGTTCCTTGTGGACATCCCCTACTACAGCAGCACCCTCTTCCAGTCCCAAATCTACAGGCCATGGTTCCCCGAGGCTGGAGAACGTAACGCCTACGAAGAAGCCATCGACCTTGCAAAGTTTCAGGCGATCCTCGCCGCTGCCTCGACGATCCCGGGCTACTTTGCCACCATGTACTTTATCGATCGCATCGGGAGGCGAAGAATTCAAATGATGGGATTCTTCTTCATGACAATCTTCATATTTGCAATGGCGGGACCGTATGACAAGTATTGGCACGACCACACCAATGCCGGGTTCCTAGTTTTGTATGGCTTGACCttcttcttttcaaattttgggCCCAACACCACGACGTTTATCGTGCCCGCCGAGCTTTTTCCGGCCCGGTTCCGATCAACATGTCATGGGATCTCAGGAGCAGCAGGCAAGGTAGGCGCCATGATCGGAGCAGTAGGATTCCTTTGGGCTTCTCAGAGTAGCAACAAGAAGGATCTCCAGGGATGTTGGAAGCCACGAATTGGAATGACGAATGCGTTGATTATTTTAGGTGGGGTTTGTATTGTTGGAATGGTTGTTACCTATTTCTTCACAACCGAGACTATGATGAGGTCCTTGGAGGAGGACGAAGGTGGAGAAAGCCATCACGGAGAGAATGGCATGCAGCTCCATGGAGGGGGGCTcccaagaaattcatcaagctCGAGTGAACTCAGTACCCGACCTCTTCAGGGGTGGTCTCCTTGGGCTTCTCCTCTGTAA
- the LOC103717582 gene encoding probable inorganic phosphate transporter 1-10, whose product MALRVLTALDHARTQIYHFKAIMIAGMGMFTDAYDLFCITPVLKLIGRIYYKPDGPDPGVTPPEVMSAMVAVALMGTIIGNLVFGVLGDRIGRRRVYGLSLLLMVSSSFACGFSICRTRGCVLSSLCFFRFLLGVAIGGDYPLSATIMSEFANKRTRGSFIAAVFSMQGFGILASSAVTMAVAAAFNGATKDSDISPLHTPEGADLAWRIILMIGAIPAALTFYWRMAMPETARYTALVEHDEIKAANDMGKVLGDFDLQQPVVEHSDASRRLPGPTYGLFSKQFLRRHGRDLFACSMAWFLVDIPYYSSTLFQFQIYRPWFPEAGERNAYEEAIDLAKFQAILAAASTIPGYFATMYFIDRIGRRRIQMMGFFFMAIFIFAMAGPYDKYWHDHTNAGFLVLYGLTFFFSNFGPNTTTFIVPAELFPARFRSTCQGISGAAGKVGAMIGAVGFLWASQSSNKKDLQEGWRPGIGMANALIILGGVCIVGMVVTYFFTTETMMRSLEDNEGGESHHGENGVQLHGKGLPRNTSNSSELSTRPLRGWTPWASPL is encoded by the exons ATGGCCCTCAGGGTGCTAACGGCGCTGGACCACGCCAGGACTCAAATCTACCACTTCAAGGCCATCATGATCGCCGGCATGGGGATGTTCACCGACGCCTACGACCTCTTTTGCATCACCCCCGTCCTGAAGCTCATCGGCCGGATCTATTACAAGCCCGACGGCCCGGACCCCGGCGTCACGCCACCAGAGGTGATGTCGGCGATGGTTGCCGTCGCGCTCATGGGGACCATCATCGGGAACCTCGTATTCGGCGTCCTCGGCGATCGCATCGGCCGGCGGCGTGTCTACGGGCTCTCCCTCCTCCTCATGGTCTCCAGCTCATTCGCCTGCGGCTTTTCCATTTGCCGCACCCGCGGCTGCGTGCTCTCGAGCCTCTGCTTCTTCCGCTTCCTGCTCGGCGTCGCGATCGGTGGCGACTACCCGCTGTCGGCGACGATCATGTCAGAGTTTGCGAACAAGCGAACGAGGGGTTCGTTCATCGCCGCCGTGTTCTCGATGCAGGGGTTCGGGATATTGGCGAGCTCGGCGGTGACGATGGCGGTCGCCGCGGCATTCAATGGGGCCACCAAGGATTCGGACATCAGCCCGCTGCACACGCCGGAGGGAGCGGACCTGGCATGGCggatcatattgatgataggaGCCATTCCGGCGGCCCTGACGTTCTACTGGAGGATGGCCATGCCGGAGACCGCCAG ATATACAGCTCTGGTGGAACACGATGAGATCAAAGCAGCCAATGACATGGGAAAGGTACTGGGGGACTTCGACCTGCAGCAGCCAGTTGTGGAGCATTCAGATGCCTCGCGTAGGCTGCCGGGTCCCACCTATGGCCTCTTCTCCAAGCAATTCCTAAGAAGGCATGGGCGAGACCTTTTTGCTTGTTCCATGGCGTGGTTCCTTGTCGACATCCCCTACTACAGCAGCACCCTCTTCCAGTTCCAAATCTACAGGCCATGGTTCCCCGAGGCTGGAGAACGTAACGCCTACGAAGAAGCCATCGACCTTGCAAAGTTTCAGGCGATCCTCGCCGCTGCCTCGACGATCCCGGGCTACTTTGCCACCATGTACTTTATCGATCGCATCGGGAGGCGAAGAATTCAAATGATGGGATTCTTCTTCATGGCAATCTTCATATTTGCAATGGCGGGACCGTATGACAAGTATTGGCACGACCACACCAATGCCGGGTTCTTAGTTTTGTATGGCTTGACCttcttcttttcaaattttgggCCCAACACCACGACGTTTATCGTGCCTGCCGAGCTCTTTCCGGCCCGGTTCCGATCAACATGTCAAGGGATCTCAGGAGCAGCAGGTAAGGTAGGTGCCATGATCGGAGCAGTAGGATTCCTTTGGGCTTCTCAGAGTAGCAACAAGAAGGATCTCCAGGAAGGTTGGCGGCCAGGAATTGGAATGGCGAATGCGTTGATTATTTTAGGTGGGGTTTGTATTGTTGGAATGGTTGTTACCTATTTCTTCACAACCGAGACTATGATGAGGTCCTTGGAGGACAACGAAGGTGGAGAAAGCCATCACGGAGAGAATGGCGTGCAGCTCCATGGAAAGGGGCTCCCAAGAAATACATCAAACTCGAGTGAACTCAGTACCCGACCTCTTCGGGGGTGGACTCCTTGGGCTTCTCCTCTGTAA